AAATATGCGCCAGCACCTGATGCCCGTTAGATAGCTCAACACGAAACATAGCGTTAGGCAGAGGCTCCAACACCGTCCCCTCAACCTCAATAGCCTCCTTCTTAGGCATATGCTACCTCTCTAGACAACAGTCAGCACCTCCGCTTCAGCATCGGTAATGGCAATGGTATGCTCAAAATGCGCGGAAAGACTACCATCAGCCATAGATACCGTCCAGTGGTCTCTGCCAAGCCGGGTCTGCCAATCGCCCATGCTCACCATAGGCTCAAGAGCAAGTACCATGCCTTTTTTCAGCACCGGCCCCGTTCCCGGTTGTCCGAAGTTAGGTATCTGAGGCTCTTCGTGCATCTGACGGCCGATACCATGACCGGTATACTCCCGGATTACGGAATAGCCTTCTGACTCCGCACAGCTCTGGATAGCAGCGGAAATATCTCCCAGCCTCGCCCCGGCATAAGCCTTGGCAATACCAGCTTCCAGAGCATCCTTAGTGGTCTCGATAAGACGCTTAGCCTCCGGTTTAACCTCACCGACACTCACCGTTACTGCTGCATCCCCCTGAAAGCCGTCATAAATCGCACCGAAGTCAAGGGATACTATATCACCTTCCGCCAAAACCCGCTCCCCAGGAATCCCGTGCACTATCTCGTCATTTACCGATACACAGAGATTAGCCGGGAAACCATGATATCCCTTAAACGACGGTTTAGCTCCCAATTTCTTTAATTCTCTCACAGCGATAACATCCAACTCTTTAGTCTTCATCCCTGGCCTTATTGCTCCGCTTAATACTTCCAGCACAATGGCTACTACCCTGCCCGCTCGACGCATTGCTGCGATCTCACGCTCTGACTTAATCACAATACCCATTGCTCAGCGACCCTTCTCCAGAGCCGCGACAATCCTCTTCCCGGTATCTTCTACACTTCCCTCCCCATCTATCTCGACCAGCTTACCAGTTCTAACATAATAATCAATAAGGGGAGCCGTCTCGGTAAAGTATACCTTAAGCCGCTTCTTTACTGTTTCCGGAGTATCATCAGGACGCTGATATAGCTCACCACTGCACCTATCACATCTGCCCTTAACCCGGGGAGGAGAACTTACCTCATGATATGGCACCTGGCAATTACGGCAAATCCAACGCCCGCTCAAGCGCTGCAGGAGCACCTCCGGAGAAACCTTGATATACACTACACTATTGATAGCTCTGGAACTGCCGGCCAAAGCCTTGTCCAGCGCTTCAGCCTGCGGCAGGTTCCTGGGAAAACCATCGAGGACTACTCCGGACTCATTGCTCAAAACGGCCAAACGCTCAAGCACCATTTTTGTGGTTATCTCGTCAGGAACCAGCACCCCCTTCTCCATATAGGACCTGGCCTGCTTACCCAACACGGTATTCTGCTCCAATGCCTGACGGAAGAGGTCACCGGAAGCAATATGAACCAGATTCAGGTTTTGCGCCAGATAGGCGGCCTGCGTCCCTTTACCGGCACCGGGAGCCCCCAAAAGAATAATATACACCGTACCCTCTCTTAATAAAGAATCCTTCAAACGCAGCCAAGCTGCCTATTTGATAAAGCCTTCGTATCGGCGCATAACCAGCTGCGCTTCAATCTGCTTCATGGTATCAAGAGCAACACCAACCACGATCAGCAGCCCCATACTGGACAACTGTATCACCTGAATACTAGTAGCCTCCCGGGCCAGGAACGGTACAATCGCCACTACCGCCAGGAACAGGGCACCGGCCCAGGTAATGCGTTTAATAACGGTATCAAGATACTCTTTGGTGTTTTTACCCGGCCGAATACCTGGGATAAATCCCCCTTGCCGCTGCAGCGTGCCGGGTAAGTCCTGCTGCTGGAAAATCACCATGGTATAGAAGAAGGCAAAAGCCATCGTCAGCACAAAATATAGCCCCCAATAAAACAGCCCCATCGGTAGCGCGGCATCTGCACTGAACAAGTTCTGAATATAGTTGGCGAAGTTCGGGTCAGCGCCGGCCGGAGCGACGAAATAACTGGCTATCATACTGGGAAAGATTACTATCGACATAGCGAAGATGAGCGGTATCATCCCGGCTGTGTTTACCCGCAGGGGGATATGGGTCGACCCCGACTGCCGGTACATACGACCACCCTTAAAAACACTCTTGGCGTACTGGACCGGGATACGGCGGTGCGCCTCGGTAAATATGACGATTACCGCGATGACAACTAAAACGATCACGACGTAACCAACAACATTGGGTATACCGACGCTCTGGGCGGCAAAATAACCCTGCTGTACCAAGCTACCCAGACCGGCCACGATACCACCGAATATTATTATCGAGATGCCGTTACCGATGCCATACTCTGTGATGAGCTCGCCCAACCAGACCAGGAACATGGTACCCGCTATCAGCGACAGGACCATCGCCGCCGTGGGCAGAGCAGCCGCGCTGCTGATCACCCCTTCCCGCTGAAGCAATATCATTTGTCCGTAACCGGAAACGCCGGCCATCGGTATGGTCAACCAGTGCGTTATCTGATTGATTCTATTCCTACCCGTTTCCCCCTCCATTGACAGAGCATGTAAACGGGGGATAATAGGCGTGAGCAGCATCATAATAATCGAAGCGGTAATGTAGGGGTATACTCCCATTGCGGCAATACTGAAATTCCTCATCGCACCACCGCTGAACATATCGAGCATGCCCAACATGGCATTTTGCTCAAATAGGTTCTGCAGAGCGACAGAATCTACCCCAGGTAGAGGAATATGAGCCACGAAACGGAAGATTACCAGTATGCCGATGGTAAAGAGAATCCGCCGCCTCAAATCAGGCAAACGGAAGGCATCAAACATTGCCTGGAGCAGTCTTGGTCTGCTAGTCTGTCTCTGCCGCATACCCTACCTCCTCCACAGTACCTCCTGCCGCCTCAATCTTAGCTCTAGCCGCAGCAGAGAACTTGTCCGCCTTTACCAAAAGAGGATAACTGATATCACCACCAGCCAGAATCTTGACCGGGTGCTGCAACGACTTTATTATCCCGGCGGCAAGCAGCCTCTCCGGCGTTACCTCACTCCCTGCTTCAAAGAAGCTCAGCTTATCCAGATTAACGACGCTATATTCTACCCGGAAAATGTTGGTAAAGCCGCGCTTCCGAGGCAAGCGCCGTATTAAGGGTAGCTGGCCACCTTCGAAGCCAGGTTTCATCCTGTAACCGGAACGGGACTTCTGACCCTTCGAGCCGCGCCCGGAATAGGTGCCATGACCGCTACCATTGCCACGCCCAACCCGTTTCCGTTCTTTTCTGGAACCAGGAGCTGGAGATAGTTCATTCTGCCTCACGAGCTTGTTTCCTCCACCTTAACCAGATGTCTTACTTTATTAATCATACCCCGGACTACGCCGCTGTCAGCGTGAACAACGCTCTGATTTAGTCGGCGCAGACCAAGAGCCTTTAGCGTTTGTTTCTGAACCTTGCTGTAACCGATGCCACTCTTGACCCAAACGACACGGAATTTAGCCACCGTTTACCACCTCATCTTCAACCCGAGCAACAGGCCGGCGCTTGGCCAGCTCTCCCTTCAGGTCTCTGAGTTTCGTTAGCGCCAGTATAGTCGCTTTCGCCATGTTAACCCGATTAGAGCTACCCAGTGATTTGGTCAGAATGTCCTTAACCCCGGCCGACTCCATAATAACCCGGACGCTACTACCGGCAATGATACCCGTACCTGGCGCCGCCGGCTTCAGCAAGACCCTGGTAGCACCAAACTTGACCACTATCTCATGAGGAATAGTAGACCCTGCCATCGGTACCTTAATCAAGTTTCTTCTGGCGTTCGCATTAGCCTTATTAATTGCCAACGGTACTTCCTTAGCCTTGCCCGTACCAACGCCAACATATCCGTTACCATCGCCAGTTACTACCAGAGCGCTAAAACTGAGGCGCTTACCCCCCTTCATCACCTTAGAGACGCGGTTGACATAGACAAGCTTATCAGTTAATACCAATTCTTCCGGGTTTATCTTGCTTACCAACTCTTTCACCTAATCAGGAACCACCTTTCTAAAACTTCAACCCACCCTGTCGCGCTGCTTCAGCCAGAGCCTTAACTCGACCGTGATATTTATACCCACCACGGTCAAAAACCACCTGCGTTATCCCCTGCTCCAGAGCACGCTTGGCCATCAGAGAACCAACAAGCTCAGCCTTACCCGACTTATTCCTACCGTTTGCTTCACCTTTTACTTCCTGGTCAAGTGTTGAAGCACAGGCCAGGGTATGTCCGCTCGAATCATCAATAATCTGAGCATAGATATGACTCAAACTTCGGAAAACACACAAGCGCGGTCTATCGATAGTGCCGCTTAACCTGGCTCTAACCCGAGCATGTCTGTTCTTACGTGCTGCCCCTGGTTCAATTTTACCCATCTTGTTGCTCCATCACCCCTTACTTAGCAGCCTGCTTGCTTTTACCCGGTTTCAAGCGAACGTACTCACCAGCGTAACGGATACCCTTACCCTTATAAGCATCAGGCGGACGAATAGCCTTAATCTCAGCCGCCATCTGACCAACCACCTCTTTATCAATCCCGCTTATCTTAATGCGATTGGCCGCTTCAGCATTCAGAACCACACCGGGCAGGGGAGATACCTCCACCGTGTGAGAAAAGCCAATACGGAACACCAGATTATCCCCCACCTTTTCCGCCCGGTAACCTACGCCAACTATTTCCAGGTTCTTCTCAAAGCCACTGGATACTCCCACCACCATATTAGCCAATAGGCTCCTTGTCAAGCCATGCAAGGAACGATGTTCCCTATTATCGCTGGGGCGTGATACGGTCAGGATACCGTCGCTTAAGGTGATCGACATATCAGGGCTAAAACTACGCGAAAGCTCACCCTTAGGTCCGACTACAGTAACCCTGTTGCCTTCAATATTTACCGCCACGCCCTGTGGCACAGTTATTGGCATCCGCCCCACTCTAGACATCTAAATTAACCTCGCCGCTGAATTAGTAAACATAGCACAATAGCTCACCACCGACACCCTTACGCCAAGCCTGCTGTCCCGTCATGACACCATCAGGCGTGGAAAGGATAGCAACACCCAGTCCTCCGTAAACACGGGGGATTTCCTTATGCCCGGCATACACTCTCAATCCGGGTTTACTCATCCGCTCCAAACCGGAAAGGACCGGGCAATTCCTATCATCATATTTGAGGCTAATCTTAATCACCCGGTGTCCCCCCCCCTTGATTACCTCATAGTCATTGATGAAACCCTCCGTTTTAAGTATGGTAGTAATAGCCAGCTTCATCTTTGATGATGGTACCAGAACGAAGTCATGCCTTGCCATAATGGCATTACGTATTCGGGTTAACATATCAGCAATTGGGTCAGAAACAGTCACTCACACCCCCTCGGTCTATGCTTATTCTCTCAAACGTCCACTACCAGCTCGATTTCCTTACCCCGGGCACCTGACCAGCAAGTGCCAGCTTGCGGAAACAAATGCGGCACAGACCAAAACGACGCATATAGGCACGGGGCCGGCCACACAGGTAGCAACGGTGATACTGCTGTACCATGTATTTTGGCTGGCGCTTGGACCTTACAACTATTGATTTCTTAGCCATCTATCTCAACACCTAATCCTTACTAAAGGGCATACCTAACAACTCCAGCAAATGCCGGCCTTCCTCATCTGTCTTTGCCGTAGTAACAACCGAGATTTCCAGTCCGCGTATTTTGTCTACCTTGTCGTAATCCACCTCAGGAAAAACGATCTGCTCGTTAAGACCCAGGGTATAGTTGCCCCGACCGTCAAAGGCGTTCCGGGGAACCCCCTGAAACTCACGACGACGGGACAGAACAGCATTAACCAGCTTATCAAAAAACTCGTACATGCGTTCTCCACGCAAGGTTACCTTAAGCCCGATCGGCATACCCGTTCTTAACTTAAAGGCAGCGATAGATTTCTTAGCCCGGGTAATTACCGGATGCTGCCCCGAAATAGCCACCAGATCGCTCTCCGCGGCCTCAATAGCTTTGGCGTTCTGAATTGCCTCCCCCAGCCCGATGTTGAGCACCAACTTCTCCAGACGGGGTATCTGCATTACGTTACGATATCCGTAAAGCTTCATTAGACCAGGAATGACTTCTTTTTTGTACCTTTCTCTAAGTCGCGACACTTATTCAATCACCTCATGACAAACACGACATATACGCACTTTTCGCCCGTCTTCCAGAAAGCGGAAACCGACGCGGGTGGGATGATTACACCGACTACAAAGGAGCATAACATTCGACACAGTGATTTGTGCCTCCTGCTCTATGATACCAGCCTGCTTGACCCGGCCGGTAGCCCTGGCGTGTTTTCTGATAAAGTTGATCCCCTCGACTACCAGCGTGTTATTCTTAGGATAAGCAAAACGCACCTTACCCTTTTTACCCCTGTCCTTACCGGCAATGACCAGTACGGTATCATCCTTTCTAATCTTCACTTTCCCATACCTCACAATACTTCAGGAGCCAGCGAAATAATCTTGGTAAAATTCTTATCGCGCAACTCCCTGGCGACCGGCCCAAATATCCGGCTCCCCTTGGGGTTATTCTTATCGGTCAGAATCACCGCCGCATTTTCATCAAACTTGATATAAGAGCCATCCGGACGGCGATACTGTCCGGTACTACGAACAATAACCGCCTTGACTACTTCCCCCTTCTTCACCAACCCTCCCGGTATCGCTCTTTTCACCGAAGCGACAATAACATCACCGACTCGAGCGTACTTTCTCACGCTGCCCGGTATATTAATACACATAAGCTGCCGGGCCCCGGTATTATCGGCCACCTTTAATCTGGTTTGTGGTTGAATCATATTACTCCACCCTGAAAACTTCAGGCTATTTCCTTAGGCTGAAGTTCAACTATATTTCCCTTAGTGATGACCTCAGCTACCCGCCACCTCTTTAACCGCGAGAGCGGACGAGTCTCTTCAATCCTGACTATATCACCCAAACCACATTTATTACCCTCGTCATGGGCCTTATATTTGACCGCTCTCTTCATCGTCTTCTTATATAACGGATGGCGTCTGGGAGTTTCTACCGCCACCAGCACCGTTTTGTCCATCCGGTTGCTCACAACACAACCGACCCTTGTTTTTCGTTTAACTTCCATAGCCCTAAACCTACCTTACTCCTAACTCTCTCTCCCTGATTACGGACTTTATTCGGGCAATCTTTTTCTTGATCATCGGGATTTCACGATGGTTGGTCAACTGCCTGGTGGACAGTTTAAGACGACAACTAAAAAGCGCCTCGTAAGCCGACTCTAATTGCTTCTTCAATTCCTCATCACTGAGAATCCTGATTTCTTCGACCTTCAAATCTACACCATTCCCTTATTTTACAGAATCAACGCCGGCACCCGCTCCGGAATCGTTGACAACAAACTTGGTACTGATTGGTAGCTTATATGAAGCCAACCGCATAGCCCCCTTGGCCACCTCCTCAGTAACACCCCCCATCTCAAACAGTATTCTCCCGGGCTTGACCACAGCTACCCAGTGGTCTACCGGTCCCTTACCTGAGCCCATGCGGGTCTCGGCCGGCTTCGCCGTAACCGGCTTGTCCGGGAATATACGTATCCATATTTTACCACCACGACGCACATAATGGGTCATCGCCCGCCGCGCAGCCTCAATTTGACGATTAGTGAGCCAGGCACACCCTGCTGCCTGCAATCCGAAACTGCCGAAAGCAACCGTGTTCCCTGCCTGAGCATTACCGTTACGACGTCCTTTATGAGACTTTCGGTACTTCACCCGTTTAGGTTGTAACATCTTGCTCCTCTACTTCTACAGAGATAGCCGCCTCAGCCTCCGCCTTCTTCTTTTTCCTCACCGGCTTGACCAGCTTCTCTTCAGCTTCCGCCGGAACCGTCTCTACAGCCGCCTCAGCCTCCGCCTTCTTCTTTTTCCTCACCGGCTTGACCGGCTTCTCTTCAGCTTCCGCCGGAACCGTCTCTACAGCCGCCTCAGTCTCCACCTTCTTCTTTTTCCTCACCGGCTTGACCGGCTTCTCTTCAGCTTCCGCCGGGGCTGCCGCTACAACCGCCTCAGTCTCCGCCTTCTTCTTTTTCCTCACCGGTCCGGCCGGCTTCTCTTCAGCTTCCGCCGGAACCGTCTCTACAACCGCCTCAACCCTCTCTTCCAACTCTGGAAACGGTGCTATATGTTCTTCTTCCGATTCCACGGAAGACGACCCTTCTACTCCCCTATCCTCTACCACTCCAGCAAATACCTCTTCCAAAGCTGGGGCAGCAGGTACAGCTTTCTTACTTTCCTCTACATTAGACTCAGGGAAAACATCCCCCTTATATATCCAGACCTTTACCCCGATCCGACCAAGAGTAGTACAAGCCTCGGTAAACCCATAATCAATATCAGCCCGCATCTTGTGCAGAGGCACCTGCCCCTGATGCATCACCTCACGACGGGCTATCTCAACACCACCTAATCGACCCGAACAACAAACCCTGATTCCCCTGGCCCCGGCCTGAATAGTACGGAAGATCGCCTGCTTCATCGCCCTACGGTAAGCAACCCGACGCCCAATCTGTTCGGCCACCGTCATCGCTACCAGATTGGCATCAAGCTCAGGCTGCCTGATTTCCTGAATGTTAAGTTGAACTTTATTCCCGATAAGGCCTTCGAGATATTGCCTCATTTCGTCAACTCTCTGTCCACCACGTCCGATAACAACACCCGGGCGAGCCGTATTAATAGTCACAATTACCTTGTCTCCCTGCCGGTCGGTCTCTACCAGGGAAATCCCGGCGCTGCTATACCTTGAATTGATAGCTTGCCTGAGTTTCAGATCCTCCTGCAGGAATTCTACATAGTGCTTCCCGGAATACCACTTTGCCTGCCAGCTCTTTATAAAACCGATTCTAAAACCCGTCGGATGAACCTTACGCCCCAAGTTTTCCCTCCTCCTCAGCAACGATAACTGTAATATGGCTAGAACGCTTAAGGATAGGGGTGGCCCGCCCCCGAGCGCGCGGACGATACCTCTTCATTGTCCGCCCTGCATCAACGAATATGGCAACAATCTTCAACTGTGGCGACATCTGGAAATTATTCTCAGCATTGAATGCCGCCGACTTTACTGTTTTAGCAATAGCACGGGCCTTCGGCGTCGAAGCAAACTTGAGTACCGCCAACGCCTCGTCTACACTCTTACCCCGCACCACGTTTACCAACGAGCGCAATTTACGGGGTGACACACGTACATTTTTAGCTACTGCTCTTACTTCCATTACACACCATACCTGAACTTAAGTAACCTACGTTTGCTTCCTTGGCTGAGTGGCCTTCTCCGCCTTAGCAACATGGCCCCTGAAGGTCCTGGTTACAGCAAACTCACCCAGCTTATGCCCCACCATATTCTCGGTAATAAAGATAGGCACATGCCTCCGACCATTATGCACCCCGATGGTAAGGCCCACCATCTCAGGCAGTATAGTAGACGAACGCGCCCATGTCTTGATTACCGCCTTCTCACCAGAGCGGGTGAGCATTTCCACCTTCTTCATTAGCTTAGCATTAACAGCGGGCCCTTTTTTAGTTGACCTCGACATATCGCTCCACCTTTATTTGACTATTTCCCCCGGCGCTTGACTATCATCTTATCAGAAGCCTTCTGCTTACGAGTCCTGTAGCCCAGTGCCGGTTTGCCCCACGGTGTCTTGGGTCCGGGCATTCCTATCGGACATCTGCCCTCCCCAC
The sequence above is a segment of the Dehalococcoidales bacterium genome. Coding sequences within it:
- the map gene encoding type I methionyl aminopeptidase; this translates as MGIVIKSEREIAAMRRAGRVVAIVLEVLSGAIRPGMKTKELDVIAVRELKKLGAKPSFKGYHGFPANLCVSVNDEIVHGIPGERVLAEGDIVSLDFGAIYDGFQGDAAVTVSVGEVKPEAKRLIETTKDALEAGIAKAYAGARLGDISAAIQSCAESEGYSVIREYTGHGIGRQMHEEPQIPNFGQPGTGPVLKKGMVLALEPMVSMGDWQTRLGRDHWTVSMADGSLSAHFEHTIAITDAEAEVLTVV
- a CDS encoding adenylate kinase, giving the protein MYIILLGAPGAGKGTQAAYLAQNLNLVHIASGDLFRQALEQNTVLGKQARSYMEKGVLVPDEITTKMVLERLAVLSNESGVVLDGFPRNLPQAEALDKALAGSSRAINSVVYIKVSPEVLLQRLSGRWICRNCQVPYHEVSSPPRVKGRCDRCSGELYQRPDDTPETVKKRLKVYFTETAPLIDYYVRTGKLVEIDGEGSVEDTGKRIVAALEKGR
- the secY gene encoding preprotein translocase subunit SecY translates to MRQRQTSRPRLLQAMFDAFRLPDLRRRILFTIGILVIFRFVAHIPLPGVDSVALQNLFEQNAMLGMLDMFSGGAMRNFSIAAMGVYPYITASIIMMLLTPIIPRLHALSMEGETGRNRINQITHWLTIPMAGVSGYGQMILLQREGVISSAAALPTAAMVLSLIAGTMFLVWLGELITEYGIGNGISIIIFGGIVAGLGSLVQQGYFAAQSVGIPNVVGYVVIVLVVIAVIVIFTEAHRRIPVQYAKSVFKGGRMYRQSGSTHIPLRVNTAGMIPLIFAMSIVIFPSMIASYFVAPAGADPNFANYIQNLFSADAALPMGLFYWGLYFVLTMAFAFFYTMVIFQQQDLPGTLQRQGGFIPGIRPGKNTKEYLDTVIKRITWAGALFLAVVAIVPFLAREATSIQVIQLSSMGLLIVVGVALDTMKQIEAQLVMRRYEGFIK
- the rplO gene encoding 50S ribosomal protein L15 → MRQNELSPAPGSRKERKRVGRGNGSGHGTYSGRGSKGQKSRSGYRMKPGFEGGQLPLIRRLPRKRGFTNIFRVEYSVVNLDKLSFFEAGSEVTPERLLAAGIIKSLQHPVKILAGGDISYPLLVKADKFSAAARAKIEAAGGTVEEVGYAAETD
- the rpmD gene encoding 50S ribosomal protein L30, whose protein sequence is MAKFRVVWVKSGIGYSKVQKQTLKALGLRRLNQSVVHADSGVVRGMINKVRHLVKVEETSS
- the rpsE gene encoding 30S ribosomal protein S5, producing the protein MKELVSKINPEELVLTDKLVYVNRVSKVMKGGKRLSFSALVVTGDGNGYVGVGTGKAKEVPLAINKANANARRNLIKVPMAGSTIPHEIVVKFGATRVLLKPAAPGTGIIAGSSVRVIMESAGVKDILTKSLGSSNRVNMAKATILALTKLRDLKGELAKRRPVARVEDEVVNGG
- the rplR gene encoding 50S ribosomal protein L18, with translation MGKIEPGAARKNRHARVRARLSGTIDRPRLCVFRSLSHIYAQIIDDSSGHTLACASTLDQEVKGEANGRNKSGKAELVGSLMAKRALEQGITQVVFDRGGYKYHGRVKALAEAARQGGLKF
- the rplF gene encoding 50S ribosomal protein L6, giving the protein MSRVGRMPITVPQGVAVNIEGNRVTVVGPKGELSRSFSPDMSITLSDGILTVSRPSDNREHRSLHGLTRSLLANMVVGVSSGFEKNLEIVGVGYRAEKVGDNLVFRIGFSHTVEVSPLPGVVLNAEAANRIKISGIDKEVVGQMAAEIKAIRPPDAYKGKGIRYAGEYVRLKPGKSKQAAK
- the rpsH gene encoding 30S ribosomal protein S8: MTVSDPIADMLTRIRNAIMARHDFVLVPSSKMKLAITTILKTEGFINDYEVIKGGGHRVIKISLKYDDRNCPVLSGLERMSKPGLRVYAGHKEIPRVYGGLGVAILSTPDGVMTGQQAWRKGVGGELLCYVY
- a CDS encoding type Z 30S ribosomal protein S14 — encoded protein: MAKKSIVVRSKRQPKYMVQQYHRCYLCGRPRAYMRRFGLCRICFRKLALAGQVPGVRKSSW
- the rplE gene encoding 50S ribosomal protein L5 gives rise to the protein MSRLRERYKKEVIPGLMKLYGYRNVMQIPRLEKLVLNIGLGEAIQNAKAIEAAESDLVAISGQHPVITRAKKSIAAFKLRTGMPIGLKVTLRGERMYEFFDKLVNAVLSRRREFQGVPRNAFDGRGNYTLGLNEQIVFPEVDYDKVDKIRGLEISVVTTAKTDEEGRHLLELLGMPFSKD
- the rplX gene encoding 50S ribosomal protein L24 — its product is MKIRKDDTVLVIAGKDRGKKGKVRFAYPKNNTLVVEGINFIRKHARATGRVKQAGIIEQEAQITVSNVMLLCSRCNHPTRVGFRFLEDGRKVRICRVCHEVIE
- the rplN gene encoding 50S ribosomal protein L14 — protein: MIQPQTRLKVADNTGARQLMCINIPGSVRKYARVGDVIVASVKRAIPGGLVKKGEVVKAVIVRSTGQYRRPDGSYIKFDENAAVILTDKNNPKGSRIFGPVARELRDKNFTKIISLAPEVL
- the rpsQ gene encoding 30S ribosomal protein S17, translated to MEVKRKTRVGCVVSNRMDKTVLVAVETPRRHPLYKKTMKRAVKYKAHDEGNKCGLGDIVRIEETRPLSRLKRWRVAEVITKGNIVELQPKEIA
- the rpmC gene encoding 50S ribosomal protein L29, whose product is MKVEEIRILSDEELKKQLESAYEALFSCRLKLSTRQLTNHREIPMIKKKIARIKSVIRERELGVR
- the rplP gene encoding 50S ribosomal protein L16 → MLQPKRVKYRKSHKGRRNGNAQAGNTVAFGSFGLQAAGCAWLTNRQIEAARRAMTHYVRRGGKIWIRIFPDKPVTAKPAETRMGSGKGPVDHWVAVVKPGRILFEMGGVTEEVAKGAMRLASYKLPISTKFVVNDSGAGAGVDSVK
- the rplV gene encoding 50S ribosomal protein L22 — encoded protein: MEVRAVAKNVRVSPRKLRSLVNVVRGKSVDEALAVLKFASTPKARAIAKTVKSAAFNAENNFQMSPQLKIVAIFVDAGRTMKRYRPRARGRATPILKRSSHITVIVAEEEGKLGA
- the rpsS gene encoding 30S ribosomal protein S19 — encoded protein: MSRSTKKGPAVNAKLMKKVEMLTRSGEKAVIKTWARSSTILPEMVGLTIGVHNGRRHVPIFITENMVGHKLGEFAVTRTFRGHVAKAEKATQPRKQT